The following is a genomic window from Solanum stenotomum isolate F172 chromosome 4, ASM1918654v1, whole genome shotgun sequence.
ATCTACGAAATATGAAAAGATTAAGCCTACAAAAGAATATAGAACAACTTTATCTGGTAAACCTATTTCATAACAGTTCTTTGATGAGATGACCAACACTATCTCCAATAAGCAAATATGCACCAGGAAAAGTGGAACCAGTTGTTTCAAATGtagataattttcttttaacagTAGGTTGAACtgttttttctataaaaatggAAACACAACAAAGCATTAACCAAAGTTTAGAATACAAGCAAAGTTTGACAAAACATATTAACCTTGACCAAGGAAGTGAGAAGCTCTGTCCATTTTGAGCAGCAAAGCCTGAGCCCACCCTTTGCGTGTAGCTATTATCCTCCCATTTGCCCTTGACAAATGCTGTAGAATAAGAAGGCGCACAAGAAGATCCATTGGCTTTgagatgacttgaatatgctacTTGTGGTGGTCTTGTGTTCTACAGACAAGAGGGGGCGAAATCATAATTCGGAGAATGAAACACTATGAAGTAACAGAAGTACAGAACAGTATTAATCCATTTTCTTTCCATATAGGTGGCAATGTGGCATTCAGGCCAGCACCTTGACTAATCCATGAAAGCTTAACTGCATTAATTCATGTAAACGCTGATGAAGTCTATCATCAATCATCATGATAATTTTCACACTTGaagaattcaaaaatagatAATCGCGAAGAAAACACCTAAAGGCATTTCCAGTAAAATCCCCAAGTTGCAGCAAGTGGAGGTAGGTGCATTGCAAGAAAATAAACTGAAGAGAGTATACATTTACCAAATATTAAGTTTTTCAAGCAAGAAAAACTTAATTGCTGCCAAATAAGAGTCTTCGACCATAGTAAATGGcaggaatattaaaatatacaaacCTCATAATCAGCTTTACACTAACCTCCCCTGTTTTATAcataaaatcaaaccaatataAGCATTCAATAATCAAAGCAACTCCTCTAATCAGTAATCAGGTTCAACAACTAAGCAACACGAAAACAATTTCAAACAAGTTCAAATTAACACTACTCTTTTTCACTAATTTCACAGTCTATAATGCTACCTTGTAAATGTTTTTCTCTCCATTGCCACTTCCGCTGCCATTTGAATTCTGTCCTAAACCATTTCCTTTATCACTAACACTAAAACCTCCATTTCCCTCAATTTCATCTTCATCACATCCAGCATTGAGAAAATCATCATCACCTTCATCATCATTCAACAGTATGTTCAAGTCATCACCACTCTCGCTCTCACATTCCTCTTCTCCTCTTACAGCATTTTCACGATTACAGTTTCCGTCAGCAGCATTGTCGTTAACCTCATTAACTTCCGTTTGAACCTTCGTTGAACTCTGTAGAGCATTGATTGCTGAACTTGCTTGAACTTCAACGTCGGCATAGAGATCGCCGAAATCATCGTTGTCGTCGCCGGCGACGTTCACCATTTTGGAGTGTACACAGGAAGTGAGTGAGCTCAGGGTTTTAGAGATAATCATGAGTTTCTTAAACCCTAAAGATGTACTATTTGGAAATTAATGCAAAGTTTGTGGGTGAAACTGTAAAAATTGTTATTTGGGTGTGTTAGGTGTgaccaaaaaaaagaattttaagaaaaatgtgtTATTTTCTTGTGTTAAGAAATGTTctttaaagtaataaaatattctttaataaaataaaaaaaaaaaaacatattaagaaAAGACTAACATGATGATTTTCCTCGAGAGCTCATATCAATGGAAAGGTTTGTTACTATGATGTTTGTCGGTTTTTCACCAATTGAGAAAAATTATGTGTTCGTTCTTTGAAACGATTATACATAAACTAAGTTTTGAACGTTATGAATAGTCTAATTAaagaataataacaataatatatttaatgcGAATATACCTAATTCATGTTTTGAGAGAGGTAGATAAGTTATTTTTGGTAAGATCCTCGACTTAGGAAAAGCATATCCAGAACAAGTTTGACTGCTTTAGGAACAGAGCTATGATGAAAATATCAAAGAGGAGAAAAGTAATGACAACAAAATAGTAAAGAGaacaacataaataaatgaaattaaggaatatgataataataataataacactaTAGTGAGACATGTaaggagaagagaaaacaaataaaatgttcTAAACTAGAACTAAGCTCTCCCACATAGCAGCGAGAAAACGTTCAACTACTGTTAATCTTTTACACTAATTCTTGACACTCAACTGTCCAATTCATGTCATGTTTAATGATCTCTCCTCATTTATTTCTTGATATACATGCATCTTCTTAGACCTATCATCCTAGATCTCTCGCATTTTTGCATTAGGGGCCTATGTTCTctttctcttcacatgtccaaaatATCTCATCTCGCTTCCATGCATCTTGTCCACCACGAAGGTCACTCTTACCTTGTTCCAAATAACTTCATTCATAATATTGTCTCTCCTAGTATAGATTCGCACATCTACCCAAACACTTGTTGAATGTGTGAGTTTTTGACTGATCAACTCTATACAGACAGTCAAATAGATAAATATAAGACAAATCACAAATATGAGGATGTGCTTGAACATTTTCAAACAATTATAGGGGGTGATGATGTAGTTTCAAAAACTTAAGATTCTTTTTAGATAACAATCAATCTTCTCCACCTACTCTTTATCTCCAAAAGTAGCTCCTTTTAACAAGATGGCTATGAGCATTCCTTGTTATGCTTCACTTGGCACCAAATTGCAAGGTACTCTCTATCTATTCCATCAATTTGGATTTATGGGGTTTTGATAATTATTAATCTTTTTGTAAGTTttcaattttcttgaatttttttttggtttctttatTACCAGATCCACTTAATTACAGCAACTACAATGGGGTTGAAAAAGTGAAGAGCATCATAAAGAAGACAGTGATTCCTTCTGTTAGTAGTTCCCCTGTTGAATCTCTTCAGCAGGGAAATTGGGTCAAGCTCATTTGTGGTGCTAGCTTTGAGGTCTTCACTTATTAACCCTTATTCACTATAAAGACTCCACCTTTACACTTTTCTGCAGATGAACTTTTTTTGTACAACTTCATATGATGTTCGTTTGTTTAAGGACTGACACAAATGTATAACCAGAATAAACTACTTGGTGTTCCAATTCATAtgatgtttcaaaattttgtataatCAGAATAAACATCTTATACTCCATGTGTAGTCGAATCCCGAAGCTAGTACAAACTAAGTGTGACAATTATACAAAATGCACAGACATGTTAACATATTTGAGCAAATTTTATCTTTCTTGGTTTTTGTAGGATTTGGTTGATATCAGGAACCTTTCTCTGGTTTATACTCTTGCTGGAGGTGAGAATTGAATCATCAACTGTCTCTTATAATTTTGGTACTATTATTCCTTGCATCGGGTTGATAAGTTTGTGTGTTGATTGTAGTTGATTGCATTGACTGTGCTGCTGAGGCGTCAGTGGTGAATGCTGTAAATGAAGGGATAGAAGCAGCCAGAGCCCTTGTGCCCATACGCAGGCCTTGGGTAATGATCAGTGTTAATGATGATGAAGATCTTCATTTCCGTAAAGCTGGTAACTCCCTCCACACCTTGAGTTCAACCAGCATATTCATCCTTTCTGATTCTCATAATCTTGGTTACGTGATGTAGGGGTAAAAGTTTCTTGCTTTCTTTTAATATAAGTATGATTTCAACCCTGCTGTGGACAAAAACTTGCCagtaaaaaatatggtatttaagtggagaagggtagatgAGCTAGCCCGTGATCCACCAAGGTTTGAACCATGCACTGGTCGGGGGATTtcttggttatcaaaaaaaGTAGGCTTCTGATTGGAGTGCCTAATCTTCTGAAGCATTAGAAACTATGAAATGCCAACTTCATATGTATTTTCGGCTTTGATTATTCTTGTTTTAAGTGCTTTGTCGTCCGTATTCAGCCTTTCTAATATTGGTCTTTTTTGCAATGAGTTTTATAGTATTATTGGATCTTACTTTACCAAACATTGCATGACTGACATCAGAAGAATTAAGCTCAAAGAACTCTAGTTTATCATACAGAGTAGTTTCTAATGGATCGTCATTTTCATTGGATTCTATCATTTGTCAATCTCCTGAAATGAGCAGATGGTCACCCTTCTGAAAATGAAGGGTACTTGGAAAATTAGATCAAAGACCCGAGATAGTTTTTTACCATGAATGAAATTATTCATGGAAAGTATTCCTAAGTAAGATATGTGGGCTTAATACTCCAGTTGTGTATGATAATGTTGCAGAATTTGATCCGGATGATTGCCCCCAGGATTGCTTGAGACCTTGTGAGAAAGTCTGTCCTGCTAATGCAATATTGCAAAAGGTTCTCTCCATTTTGATTTCCCTTGATTTATTCTACAGCTGTTTAACCTGCTATATTCTTTTAAAGCTTATTCGTGTTCATTTCTAAAGGCTACATCTGTAACTATTGCAGGGAGGAGTTTTGGCTGAGCGCTGTTATGGTTGTGGTCGCTGCCTTCCGGTTTGTCCATATGACAAAATAAGTGAGTTCACCGCTGCCTGTCTATTTTCACTTCCTCCGTGCCCTTTTACGTTAGCATTGTTGTTATCCTGCAAATTGAATTCATGAagatatattttgttgattcaGGAGCTATTACGTATGTGAGAGATGTTATAGCTACAGCGGAACTTCTTGAAAGGGATGATGTTGATGCCATAGAAATTCATACCAGTGGAAGGTTAGCATAATTTTCTTTTCGGTTAATATATTCCCTGAAATCATTCATGTGTGAATTTTCACTTCTTATTCAATTGAGACACAAACTTAACCATAGAATAGAATGCTTACTCAAAGTATATTTATGCAATACAATCTGATTTTGGTACTCCTTATTCTGTACAACAAAAATCACTAACAAAATGTACAAATGGTTCTTTGTCACATTATCAGAGTAACATCAATTTGTAGCTAAAAAGTGTATCTTATCTGCATTCTCATTTTTTGGAATAGGGAACCTTCAGTTTTTAAAGAACTCTGGACTGGGTTGGGGAACTCAACTGCAAATCTGAAGCTCGTGGCAGTATGTGAAGCTGttactcttttttttatctCTGTGTAAAACCACGAGATTGAAGggaattttggtgcattttacatatctttagtttaagaccacaagattcaaacgtcttttttattttcttaaactctgtatcaagtcaaaaccagacaaacaaattgaaacggagggagtatcatcTAGCAAGTTCAAACAACTTATTCCATTTCAATAATTaagttaaaaaatgtttttttatcaTGGTTTCGTGCAGGTTAGCTTTCCAGACTTGAGAGATTCAACCATATCTGCAATGAATGCTATGTACTCTATAATGGAATCCAGCATACACTGCGTCAACTTATGGCAGGTGCAGATCATTTGTCCCATCGCTAATTGATTTAGAAGCTAGAACGCCCGGAATATATTCTCATCATTTCTACTAATGATTGTAATTGAAGTTGGATGGTCGACCAATGAGTGGAGATATTGGGCGAGGTGCCACGAGAGATGCAATTGCTTTTGCACGAAAATTGGCCTCTGCTGGTGACAAGCCTAAAGGTTTGCACATAAAAAATTCTTCTGATAAATGACATGATACGACTCATTGGTGTCTTTTTCTATGAACTACTCGCTAGTGCAATTTGAAGATTCTTCCTATGTCACAGGCTTCCTTCAACTGGCTGGTGGTACCAATGGTCACACAGTGGAGGGGTTGAAAAAAGAGAATTTATTCCAAACAACGACCATACACGGTATTAACTCAAGAAATCTCGTATTAACTCCACAGTCCCCACTTTATTAAGTTCATATTCCATATAACACTGAAGTTTTGACACAATCCACACattcatttagaggcttcaagaaatgagaaaaattcGAGCACCTTACATTCACCAAATGCTTTGATTGCTGGTGTGGCGTTTGGTGGCTATGCACGAAAGGTAGGTCCTTATTGCCAATCATGGAAATTACTCTAGTCTATCCAATCAACTGCATAAGCTAAATACTATAGCAGTATCATAATTTCATCTCATTATTCCTCCTTCAGATCGTCGGTAGAGTTTTGAGTTCTGTGCAAAGTCATCACGGACTTGCTCGTGTTGAAGATTTCCCCGAGCAACTTCTGCAGGCCATAATTGAATCACTAGTTCTGGTTGGAACTGTTAAATGTTACAACATCCAGAAGCAGATCACTTAGATTGTATTTGAGGTTGATACACCAGCAGAAATTTAGAACTATGAGGTCTCGGGAAGGCCTGTTCAAggattgatgattgtagttgGTACACAGATTCTCAAGGACAAAGGTTGAAATCAGAGATAACAGTTTTATCGTCATACAGAACATAGATATACATAGTGCATCATCGAAGATTCGCAGGGGAAGGCTTCAAAATTTTGACATAATGGTCTGCCCTCTAACCTTATGCTCTTTACTTTGACTCATTAGCTACTCTAGCCCCTGGCAATGTTTTTAATGCTGTTAAGTGCTTTGTTAAGTAGTTCGCTTCAGCTAAATGGCCAACAACCATTTGTACATGTATcagtaatttcatttttattcatcAGTCATCAAATGAGATATACAGTATAAgccaaatatttcaaatttctagTGTCAAATTGCTATCCCATGCAAAGAACTCGCCACTATTTTCAGCTCACTAGTAATTCTACACTAAAAACGCCCATCATAAAGGACCAACTTCATCTTGGATGAGTAGTTTCTTATTTCCTTAATTGACATATAGACGTTGGAGCTAAGACTTAAACCAACATGTCTCGAGAGCTGTAAACCTTTTGATGTATATTTATCATGCCTCTATTGATCTTTTCGGTTTACAATCTTATATTGACATACTGCACACAAACCCACATGAACtgtatataattttctatatcCATTATCTTTTTGTAACTTGTTTTCCTCTTTATTTGTACCATCTCTAACTAAGTTTTGGCTCATGTGGTCATGTCTTTTTTAGGAAATTCTTGACGCGAAGGCGGCAAATAGATCTGTGTATCACACAGATTACGTGGACTCTAGCCTACGATGTGTGAGTTAACAAACTGCAGTTCTAGCAAAGCCGAAGGCATAATTTGTTGATTGAGTCATGATCAGCAAGTGCCACATTTCTTAGTAGAATACGGTTAAAGTCATCTATAGTCCGAGATGTGAGAATTGAATAAGTTATTTCAAGAAAGGTCGAGCCTTTGGAGATGAGAGAGCTGGAAGAAGGTGCTTTTGCAATCAATCATCGTCCCCACTAGCTACAACTGATGTCAAGTTCGATCACTTGGCCCGACGTCTTGTCACATTTAACTCCATCCCATAAGCAGTAATCTCTGCTCATATTCCATGAAAGGGTTTTTGGATAAGATTTTTTACCATAGTATTCACAAATACTAGATGATGGTGCTCTTTTGGACAGAAATTTCTGATCAAAGCATTTCCCTTCTAAAATTCAAGAGAATGCTTACGGTAGGTCCCTCATCGAGTGTTTGTGATTACTACGGTCATGAATCTTATCCAAAGACAATTCATGGAATATGAGCCGAGATTGGTGTCTATGGGATGGAGTGAATGTGATAAGACGTTGGGGCATGTGATTGAACGTGACCTCAGTTGCAGGGACGATTGAGTCGAATATCACCCTCTTCCAACCACACTTCTTATTAGAATACAGTTGAAGTCATCTATCGTCCGAGGTGTGAGAATTGGGTAAGTTATTCCAAGAAAGGTCGAGCCTTTGAAGATGAGAAAGCTCGAAGAGGGTGCTATTGGAATCCATCATCATCCCCACAGGCTACAACTGATGTCAAGTTCAATCACTTGGCCCGACGTCTCATCGCATTTAACTCCATCCCATAAGCAACAATCTCTGGTCATATTCCATGAGACTGTTTTTGGGTAAGATTGTTTATCATAGTAATCATAAATACTAGATGATTGTGCTTATTGTAAGTCCCTCATCAAGTGCCTGTGATTACTACGATCAACAATCTTATCCAAAGACAATCCATGGAATATGAGCAGAGATTGATGTCTATGGGATGGAGTAAAACGCGATAAGATGTGGGGGTATGTGATTGAACGTGACCTCAGTTGCAGGGGCGATTGAGTCTAATAGCACCCTCTTCCAGCCAGTGTATGAACTCTAGCATTGTATTACATGGACAGAATAATGTTGAAATTATGTACTAATGTCCTACATTCAATAGAGGAAATGATTTCTTATGTAACATTTACGAATTTACGAATTGAACagaagaaaataactttttcaGATCTCTCATCTGTAAAAATGAAGATTTCTCGTAAAACATATATGTACAACTAAAAGCAAGTTTgtaaagtaatgaaaataatttcttatatATTAACGACCTCcttttcatcatattaaagGAGCACGACTCTGTATGATGCTCGTACTACAAATCAAGCGGAAAAAATATGTAAGGAAAGGTCTTGTTATATTGAttgtatataaaattttatttccacAGTTGTTTGGGAGCCTTTTTTTCGAATGGGCTTTATGCGGTGCGAATCTGAAGtaccaaataataataaaattaagaagTTCAACAATCAGTCAAGGATGGACTGCTGTATGAAAACTACTTAATAATAgggtaataaaaaaataagtgatggctgttgaaaattatttaattatttatttgcaaCTTCAGTggatattataataatatatatgatatggtCATATGAGGTTGCTAATTGCTTgcttgttttttgtttttcttttctatgATTTGCTGCAGCTTTAAGATGCtcttaattcaaaataaaataaatattagttttacgTTCATGTTTGATATTCATTTTGGAGTCTAACTAATTcaaattcacataaaaaaatcCTATTAATGCTTCCAGTTAAAAATATACGCATTGAAAAGTcctattttaagaaataaaatgatTTCTATTAAAGACATTTAGGTTGAAAAGTCCGTAAAATACTTTCTATTAAAGACGATTTAGACTCAAATCCAAAACATTGATATATATGATAACAACGATAGCCTGcacttgaaatttaaaaaaaaaacattatgatTTGCCGCAGCTTTAAGATGCTCTTAAttcaaaataacataaaatattgGTTTACGATTGATGTTTGGTATCTATTTTGGAGTtcgattaattaaaattaacatcgaaaaattatattttaagaaGAATAATGCTTCCTGTTAAAGACATGTGCATCGGaaaatcctattttttttataagaaagaATTTCTATTAAAGACAATTTCAAACTCGAATCCGAAACCTTGGTATATGTGACAAGACCGTTAGC
Proteins encoded in this region:
- the LOC125862091 gene encoding uncharacterized protein LOC125862091 — translated: MAMSIPCYASLGTKLQDPLNYSNYNGVEKVKSIIKKTVIPSVSSSPVESLQQGNWVKLICGASFEDLVDIRNLSLVYTLAGVDCIDCAAEASVVNAVNEGIEAARALVPIRRPWVMISVNDDEDLHFRKAEFDPDDCPQDCLRPCEKVCPANAILQKGGVLAERCYGCGRCLPVCPYDKIRAITYVRDVIATAELLERDDVDAIEIHTSGREPSVFKELWTGLGNSTANLKLVAVSFPDLRDSTISAMNAMYSIMESSIHCVNLWQLDGRPMSGDIGRGATRDAIAFARKLASAGDKPKGFLQLAGGTNGHTVEGLKKENLFQTTTIHEASRNEKNSSTLHSPNALIAGVAFGGYARKIVGRVLSSVQSHHGLARVEDFPEQLLQAIIESLVLVGTVKCYNIQKQIT